A portion of the Malania oleifera isolate guangnan ecotype guangnan chromosome 3, ASM2987363v1, whole genome shotgun sequence genome contains these proteins:
- the LOC131151988 gene encoding RING-H2 finger protein ATL16, whose product MDLVSGNYYLHGSQAPPPMKSQQSSIFHAPLHSSDTSFPIIVIAIIGILATALLLVSYYIFVIKCCLNWHRIDLLRRFSISRGRRHDDVLAMYSPPPTERRGLDESVIRSIPIFQFKKGYREEFGERSFCECAVCLNEFMEEEKLRSLPNCGHAFHIDCIDAWLQSNANCPLCRTSVSITTRFRIEQIVAPTSSPQHPNPYSGSPMGGDEDFVVIELGEDNSAHQLSARRQERLDSGDLLAQSTCPSPMKIEATMAQRKGRKLSHQVSSMGDECINTRAKDERFAIQPIRRSFSLDSSNDPLFYMSIQEIVQKNSHCNGACSSEGSSSRFRRSLFSFGHGRASRSAVLPVNLEP is encoded by the coding sequence ATGGATCTTGTGAGCGGGAACTACTACCTACATGGATCACAAGCTCCTCCCCCCATGAAAAGCCAGCAGAGCTCAATCTTTCACGCTCCATTACATTCCTCAGACACAAGTTTCCCCATTATAGTAATTGCAATCATAGGAATTTTGGCCACAGCCTTGTTGCTGGTAAGCTACTACATCTTCGTTATCAAGTGCTGCCTCAACTGGCATCGTATCGATCTTCTGCGTCGGTTTTCGATCTCGCGAGGTCGTCGTCACGACGACGTGTTAGCTATGTACTCTCCGCCGCCGACGGAGCGCCGGGGACTCGACGAATCCGTAATTCGATCAATCCCCATATTCCAATTCAAAAAGGGGTATAGAGAAGAGTTTGGAGAGAGAAGCTTTTGTGAGTGTGCAGTTTGCTTGAACGAGTTCATGGAAGAAGAGAAACTAAGAAGCCTACCAAATTGTGGCCATGCGTTTCATATTGACTGCATTGATGCGTGGCTTCAGAGCAATGCCAATTGCCCACTCTGCAGAACAAGCGTTTCAATCACAACCCGATTTCGGATCGAGCAAATAGTCGCGCCGACCTCTTCGCCGCAGCATCCGAACCCATACAGCGGTAGCCCCATGGGAGGGGATGAAGATTTTGTGGTGATTGAGTTGGGGGAAGATAACTCTGCTCATCAATTATCAGCTAGAAGGCAAGAAAGGTTGGATTCAGGGGATTTGCTGGCACAGTCAACGTGTCCTTCGCCGATGAAGATAGAGGCAACGATGGCGCAGAGGAAGGGAAGGAAATTGAGTCATCAGGTTTCAAGTATGGGGGATGAGTGCATTAATACAAGGGCAAAAGATGAACGCTTTGCAATCCAACCCATAAGGAGGTCCTTTTCTCTGGACTCCTCGAATGATCCTCTGTTTTATATGTCAATTCAAGAGATTGTGCAGAAGAACAGCCATTGCAATGGGGCCTGCTCCAGTGAAGGTAGCAGTAGTAGATTTAGAAGATCATTGTTTTCCTTCGGCCATGGCAGAGCATCCAGAAGTGCAGTGTTGCCAGTTAATTTGGAACCATAA